From the Lemur catta isolate mLemCat1 chromosome 1, mLemCat1.pri, whole genome shotgun sequence genome, the window GGACCCTGGACGCCTCATGCCATGGGGGTGCCAAAGAGCAGGTCACCACGGGAGACGGCCCTGGGATGAGAGGGCACAGGGGTCGCAGACAGACACAAACACCCACGGTCCTTAGAATCGGTCTTTATCGAGGCGATGATCCTTCGCAGGTCTAGGGCATCCATGGGCTGCCCCGAGCCCCCCACgtgggcctgccctgccctgggcaccgGGAGGGCAGCTCTCTGGCCCGGGCCCTCCCTAGGCCTGGCCTGCGCCCCCGCGCTGTGCCCCCCGATCTCTCGGTCCTCTAGGGCCCCTGGCTCCGCCGGGTGGGGTCAGGGCTCCTGGCTTCGGGGCGAGGTGGAGCCGTCGGCCTCCTGCCCCCCGACGGGGGCCGAGGTGCCCGCGCTGCGCAGCTCCCGGGCCAGCTTCTCGGCCAGTTTGCGGAAGGGCGGCCGGCGGGCGGGCTCCGCCTCCCAGCAGCTGCCCATGAGGGCGTGGACGGGGCCCGGACAGCCCTCGGGGGGCTCCATGCGGTACCCCTTCTCCACGGCCTCGGACACCTCCTTCAGCGACTGTGGACAGAGGGCACCAGCATTGGGTGGGGGGTCAGGGCCATAGCCCCCAGACCCACACAGGACCCTGCGTCTCCCCTGGGCCCCGCTCACCATCTTGGGGTATGGAGCCCGTCCATAGGAGAAGACCTCCCAGAGCAGCACCCCAAAACTCCAGACATCCGACTTGCTGGTGAACTTCTGTGGGGCCCAAGATCGGGGTGGAGGGGACCCCATCAGGGCTTCAGCCgctgcttcctccaggaagccctcttgGGTTGACCCCTGCTCTCTGGTCTCCTCCCAAGAGACTCCCCCCACCAAACCCCTGCAGTCgggcccagctcagcctcctgtgcGGGGCGGAGGCCCAGCTGATCTTCTCTttggggcccagagaggagcTACAAGAAAGATTTTGGGCCAAGTGTTTCCTTGGGGGCAGAGCCCTTTCCCTTGGAGGTTCCGAGAGGCCAAGGACACACAGCAGAGCTGGGGTGCCAACCCTGCTCCGTCGGACCCTCCCCTACAACCTGAGCCCCCGGGCCGGGTAGAGGGGGGCTCACTCCGTGTTTGAGAGCCTCGGGCGCCGTCCACTTGACCGGCAGCCGGCTCGAGTCCAGCCCCTTCCGCTCAGCCTTCGCCAGGCCGAAGTCGCTGACCTTGGCCACCAGGTCTTCAGAAACCAGGATGTTGCGGGCGGCCAGGTCCCGGTGCACCAGCTTCTTGCTTTCTAGGTACTCCATGCCCTCCGCCACGTGcctggggggtgggaaggggatggggCTCAGAAAGCGCTGGGTGCCTGGGCcgcagtgcctcagtttccctccccgCCACCAGCGGAGCCCCACTCACAGAGAAAACTGCAGGAGCTGGGCAGTGTTCACAAGGGCCCGGCCCCGGGTGCGTAGGAAGTTGACCAGGTTGCCCTGTTGGAGGGTGGGAGacggcagggggtgggggggtgctggAGGCTGCTCAGctgcgccccccgccccccgggccGCGCCCCACCTTGCTGACGTGCTCCATGACGATGTACAGCCCCTGGTGCAGGATCACGCCCAGTAGGCGCACGAGGTTCCTGTGCTGCATCTTCCTGGGGTGGGCGGGGTAGGGTGAGGGCGGGGCCgggacccccaccccagggccccgccccccgcccctggGACTCACGTCATGACGGCAGTCTCATCCAGGAAGGCCTGGGCTGTCACGTCGCACTTGATGTTCTTCACGGCCACCTTCTGCCCCAGGTACTCGCCCTGCAGGACGGCTGGGGTGTGGTAGGGGGCAGAGGTCAGGACCCCAACGGAAACGGGGACAGACAGACAAACAGGCTGACTCACACCGATCCCCACAAAGCACCAACAAAGCCGTGGGTCCCTAGACCTCAAAACAGCTGCCACCCCCGTCCCTACAAGTTCAAGACCTCGGATCAAAgagacttctctgagcctggggTCTGCAAACTCCCAACACCAGACCTGTCACCTGGTTTTGCAAGGCCCTTGAGCTCgaaatggtttttacatttttaaatggttggaaaaaaaaaccccaaaggatGCATACTATTTCATGACACGTGAACATTACACAGAATTCAAATTTCTGTGCCACGGTTTCCACAGCCACGCCTGtatgtttacatattgtctgcgGCTgctacaatggcagggttgagtGGCGGTGACAGGGACTCTGGCCCACAGAGCTGAAAATAGTCACAATCTGGGCTTTTACAGAGAAAGTCTGCTGACCCCTGACCTAAGCCCCGGAACCTTCCAGAATAATACTCTCAAGGAATGACATTCCAAGCAGGGCGACCAACTGACAACGCAAGAGCCTGGGAGTGTGAAGGAGTCACTAGCGTTTACAGGGTGCCTGCTCCAGTTAATTCATGCCTCGCGACTGCTGCAGTTGCCCTCcgttacagagggggaaactgaggctcagggaggggagaTGCTTATCCTTAGTGGCACAGCTAGTAGGTGGTGAAGTACGGCCTTGAATTCAGCTCTGTGCCTCCAAAGCTTGGGCAGGCACCCCCACATTCCACCCCCAACCCACTCCCCACTCACCGCCAAACTCGCCCTCTCCGATCTGAGCTCCCAGCGTCAAATGCTGCAGGTTCAGTAACCAGCCAGCTGTGGACCGAACACCTGGTCAGAGGGGTCATGagctcccccaacccctgccatcAGGGCTCCCACCTGGTGAGAGACCAGGGATGTCTTCCACACAGCCCCAGCTCTGGACACACACTCGGGTGGCTACGGTTCCCGGCAAAGCCTCTAGGGCTGGTCGGAGACGCCCCCCTCCTGGTACCAATTACTGTTATTGGAAGCAACAGAACTCTCGGGCTGGCCTGAGCCACAGGGAGTTTACGGGAGGGATCACAGTGAGAGTGGCCGAAGCGGGGGTCCTGGTTCagaccccaggccccaggctaGCCCCCCAGGAACTCCCCCGTCAGGCCAGGGGGCAGAGCCAGCAACCCCTTCCGACCACAGAGGCAGGGGCTGTCCTTTTCTGCAACCTGGGGGACCTTGTGTCCTTCCAAATACCTGCGGGCGCTTCCCTTTACAGTCCTTTACCTCTGAGCATCCAGgaacacacacagagcaaaagaTACAAGAGACACGGAGACCAGTAAAGGTTCCAGAATCTTCCAGGGCCCCTTCTCTCAAGCAATCCTGTGTTCTCCCCTCCACTTACCCTCTAcaggccccctccccctcctcccccaaatccGTCCTCCGAACCCCAAGCTCTTAAGCTGTGACTGGTCAGGGCCACGCTAGTGTCCACCTGGGGGCCATGCCTGAGGTGTCCAGATTTCCCCAGGAGAGACTGGTGCTTCCAAAGAGACAGACGGGATAACCAGGCTCCAAATACTGGTCGGGTAGCGTGGGAGGGGCCAGGCATTTGCGTTTGGCCTTAAATACTGATTCAACTACTCTGGGGCTGGAAAAGCATTTGAGGTGAAGGGAACAGAATGCACGACGGCACAGAGGCATGAAGGAACCGATTAACACAGTTGCCCTGGGAGGGGGCGGGTGTGGAAGGGCTTTGTAGATGAGCCTGAAAAGGTGGCTCAGGCCATGGGGGCGGGTCCCGGAAGGTGGCAGGCTGGGCTAacgtgggtggggaaggggactgCGGCTCCTGCCGGGGCCCTACCCTTGGCCAGCTCCTCCTCCGCTGACCGGGTGCCCTGTTTCCTCTTGGGTTTCACGAGCCTCGTGCAGATGGCCCCCTTGTCCTTACTGTAATGCTgcagcagggcagaggcagccGTGAGCACGGCCCCCTGTCCAGGGAACCCCTGCACCCCGTCCCCTTCCCAGGTGGCatctgggtggggtgggcaggagcaggggaggtggggaggggcttggttCTCACACCGATGTGCTAGGTGGGGCTGGTTTCCATGGGAATGGGAAGGAGGTGGGCTGGTAGTGGGGGTGTTCTCTGAATTGATGTCAACCTGGAGGTTCCTAGGGACCCCCAGAGGAGTCACCCAGTCCCCTGGACGTAGAACTGGGATGTCACAGGCCACCTGTGGGGTTGGCAGTCTACGAGGATTGGCCCCTCCATCTCTGCATCAGGGAGGGTCCTACACTGGGGGTCCGTGTGTCTGCCCATCTGCTGAGAAGGAATGGGGACCTGGAGGACCTGGGGGACCCAGGgacctgcccctccaccccctctgGGGTCCCCGGGGCCACCTGGCGGCACCTCCACCATGTCCATGAGGTTGCAGAAGCAGACGGCCTCATCGATGGTGAGGTGGCCGTCACGGTGCAGCACGCGGTAGTGGATGACATCACGGCCGAAGCTCACGCACAGCACGTAGTCGCCCGGGTGTCTCGCGGACTCGCGTACCAGGAACAGCCCGTCCTCGGGCGGCTGCAGCTGCTGCACGGCCTCCTGGCCCGAGATCTTGCCGTGGAACCACCTGCAGCCGTGGGAGGGCCAGATGGAGCCGGCGGGCAgggcgccccccgccccccacccctccccacagccaccctGGGGCCCGCACCCCCACTCACGGCATGAGGCTGAGCTTGGGGTCGGCCGAGAGGGCCTCGCGCTCCCGCAGCGCGCCGGCCGccagcagcccctcctgcccactgGCATGGTGCTTGGCGCGGTACCAGCTCTTGTTCTGCCGGGAGCGAGCCAGGGGTCGGTGGGGCACGTCCTGGCACAGCCCCCAACCTGAACACACGCACCTGGCGGCCACTGCTCACCTCGCAGGCCTCTAGGATGGTGACCACGTCGCCCTTGCGGAAGGCCAGCTCCCCCGGCTTGGGGCGGGTGTGCTCACACTTGGTGATGCACTGGGTGCCCGGGGCCCAGCGCCtctgggggagggatggggggacattagggaggagagagaggacagaagggagaaagaaaggggacttgggaaggagacagggagaTGAAAGACAGAcatgggagaaggaggagagaggtcGAGGGAGTAGCCCAGGGAGAAATATCAGAGTCACACACAGCGGGGGCCCGGGACGGAAAGTCAGGAAGCCAAGGTGACCCAGAACGCCTCGGCAGAGCCCAGCAGAAGGGGGCACCGGTCAGAGAGGAGAGCCCCCCAGGGAGGGGGCCGAGGGTGTGGATGCAGGAAAGCGGGGGCCAGAAGCAACCAGGCTGGGGCGACTCACCGTTGGCATCCTGGCAGAGATGGGCGAGTGGTGCCAGGCTCGGAGGAAGTGAGGGTTCACCTGCAGAGGGGCACAGTCAAGCCCCGGAGCCGGAAGCCAGCTGGGCCCCGGCACCCCAGGGTCCAGTTCCTGCCGCTTccagcccaggccaggcaggggtgacagtcaggaggcagagagagcacCCCACTAAAAACATCCCCTGGGGGAGACCCATCCGCTGGCCCCCCAACCCCCTTTGGGGAGGTTATCTTTACCCGGGGAACCCGGGGAAGTTCCTTAGCAGAGTTACAGCCCTGACATGCCAGGGAGGACACCACGGAGCCTCTCCCCGCCATCGTCCccaaagggaaactgaggcacaagaaagGCACACAGAGCAAGTGGCTGCGGTCTGGGGCGAGGGGGACGCCTGGCTCAGGGCTCAGGCGGCCTGCACATTAAGTAGGGAGTTGGGTGCCTCTCAGGCCAGcctgcttcttcctctttcctgggaAGTGGGCAGGGGCACGTAAGGAAATAAGAGATGAGTCAAGGTCACTCCTGAGAATCTCGGACCCGGGTGGAGCAGGGGCCCAGGCGGGGGATGCAGCCCTGCTGCTCCTCTGGGCCCAGCGGAGCCTCTCTGATGACCCCTAACCCAGGACAGACGCACAAGTCCCCATTGCTGCTGGGTGggggccctccctgcctccatctcccCCACCCCGGGTGGCTGGGCAGTGGGGGTGTTGGGGGGTGAGGTTCAGCTTCTCCATTGTGTGCCCCCCATAAATCCTCCAGCCCCACGTGTGCTCACACATAGACCCCATGTACACAAGAGCACATACAGGAACACACGGGCTGGGACACGGGGACCCACGGGGCGCCGGCGTATGCGAGCAGAGGAACACGTCCACCTAGGGACAGGTGTGCGGGCACGTCCACGCGAGTGTAAACACGCAGGGACGCTCAGCACCAGGGAACGTGAGCACCTGTCCCCcgcccccgacacacacacactcacacacagagacCCCACTGGAACACCTGGGCGCCAGCCGCGGGGCCACCCGGGCACGCAGAGCTCTAGGCAGCACCGCGCACACGCTTCTCGGCCACACGCGCACAGCCCTCCACGTGGACGCGCGGAGACACACACCGGGGCTGGCAGCCGCGCACACCCGCACCCAGGAAAATAAcgcccccccgccccgatccaCGCCTGATCTGTCGCCTCCGGCCACCCTCCGCCCAGCCGCGCACCCGCCACGCCCGGGACGCGCACACTCGCGCGCGCACCGGCGCCTCCTGCGCAAGTCCGGGACCCCAGAGCCCTCTGGGTTCCCCCTTCCCGGACTTGGGGGgcctcccccccagcccccgcgGACACGCTCACCTGCTCAGGGGGCGCCCCCGGgccgcgccccgcgcccgcccccaGGAGGGCCCCCGCGAGCCGGCTGCGCACCCCGAGGCGGTCCCGGCTGCACAACTTGGAGCAAGTTGCTCCGTTTCCTCATTTTGGGGGCGAAGGATGGTTGGGGAGTGGGGGCAAGCGGGAGGCGCCGCGGCCTGGGAGGCCCCCGCGGGTCCTAGCGCCGGCCGCACTGCGGTCTGCtccgcgcgccgccgccgccggcccctccccgccccgcccccgcggcccccggCGCCTCCCGCGCGGCCGGGCGGGGTCCTGGGGCGCAGGCGGGCCGCGCGCCCGACCTGGTCTGGCTCTGGGGGGGCGCACACCACCCACCCCGCCTGGGAAGAGGGGTTCTTGGAGCGCAGAGCCGCTGCCGCAAGCGCGGGCCGGGTGGGCTAGGGTCAGGTGTGGGAGAGTGAGCTGGCCGTCCGGGGAGGCAAACAAGCCGCAGAGCTCAGACGACCCTTCCGACTCTGCAGTTCCAACTCCCACAGTCTCgctcattttatcattttatcaccCGCAGCCACAGAGGGCTGttggtgcctggcacaaaagAAAGCCCTCAAAAATGTCAACTGCTGACATTATCACCATCATTAATATTAAGGGGAAATTGGGACGACAGAAAAAATCATCTGGAACTGCGAGCCTCTTGGTAGAGCAGTGCTCCTTGGAGGGTAACAGGTGGGCCTGGCGGGGAGGTGGGGTCACTGCcgacccagctctgcccagaagcAGGGGCAGCCCCTCTTCCCACCGGGGCTTGGTCCCATAGGGCAGGCTGAGGCGCCCCCAGCTTCCATCGCATGGACAGTTTGATCTCATCTGGTGGACGCAGTCCTGAGCCCAGCCCCCAGCGATGGCTCTGTGACCATCAACCAATGACAGCTCCTTGTAATTTCTAACCGCTGAGCCCTCTAGGACACAGGTGGAGCTTGACTTAGGGCACTCTGAACCAAGACGCCCAGACAGCCTGTGCCCACATCTAATCTTCTGTTACCCCAAAAGGCTAAGAGGCTGTGACTCTGGGATTTTTCTGGGGACGGAGGCCCAGTGATGAGAGAATTACAGACACCCACATTATGGAATATTGTACAACAAAGACTAGGAAACTATACTATTAGCAGTAGTAGCACTACTAGtatttgagatggggtctcactgtgttgcccaggctggcctggaactgctgggctcaagcgatcctcctgcctcagcctcccgagtagctgggactacaggctaaaactatagtattaatattaaaatgggaaaatctCTAGTTGCCAAAAACAACCACCACTGCCCCCAGGACAGTGTACACTACAGGCAGTGCAATCCCGTTTGTGTTATACATGAGAGAATAAATCCAAGGGGAAAGTTCTGGAAGGAGACCCTGCAACCGGCAACAGGTTGTCCCCAGGGAGGGAagtgggcaggaggagagggtggCGCAGCTTTCTTTAGTGGGGTTATAATTTTATTAGTATTAGTAGTATCTGCAGGGGAGATGGCTCCGTGCAAGGCTCCCTGTGTCTGCGATTCCTGCACCCACAGCTACTGGATCTGGCTATGGAGGAGCACACTGTGTGGGTCCCCCTCAAGGCTGGGGCCCTTGCAGGCATCGTTGTTTTGTTGAGGTCACCAGGGACACACTGTATGTGTCAAACCACCATTCCTCGCCCAAAATAGAAATGTCAAGTCAAAATACCTACGGTGGAAACCCAACAGCATCACTCAGTTCTCACCAGAGGTGGCCCCTAGTACAGGTCCCACGCTGAGGGCTGTCTTCTCTTTGCTCAGCAGGGACATGAGCCCCCCTTGGGGGGGCATGGAAGACGCCCGAGCGCCCAGTGGAGACTTTGTCCTCGGTGCATCCGGAGAGATGGGCAGGGGTTGAGAGGAGCCGGCTTTCTCTCTGCAAATCATTGGTATTTAGTGTCAGTCGTCCCCGGGGCTCCTTGTCCCACCCCCTGGGAGGCCCCACCCTGAAAGGACTAAGGGTGTTGAGGCCGGAGGGCAGACTTAAGGAGCCCGTGTCAGGGTCCCAAATCTCCAagggctggccctggggtgcAGGGAGCTGCCCCCGCTGGATGTGGGCATGGGCACCGAGTGCCTGACTCCAGGGAGGTAGATGGGAGCCTGTGGTATATTTGGATCAGAGCCACAGAATGAGTAGCCTCAGGAGGTAGTGAGCTCCCCGTCCCTGGAGGCATGCAGGAACTGGCCACTTTCAATCACAAAGACTCTATGGCTCTTCCAGTCCCCGGAAGTGGCAGCACCACTTCTGCTAAGGAGCTGGGGGACTCAGCCCCACCTTCTACCAGCCTGAGTTGTAGCCACACTGTCAGACTGGACTTCTCACCCTTTCACATCTCATTGTTCATGGTATCCTATCAACCTGATTTCAGAAATTCTCTGATCCCCAGGCCACCCTTTGTGCAGGCGAGTGGCCCAGCAGTCCCTTCCCTGGTCTCCTGGCTGCCTCCAGATTTTCACCTTCTAATTCATAGCCAAGGAATGGAAATGTGACTGTGGCCGTCCCTCACTCTAAATTCTTCCATGGCTCCCTGCTGCCTGCAGGACAGCCTAAAAGGCTCAGCCTGGCATCCTGGGCTCTTTGTGTTAGGTCTCTAGCCGATCTCTGAGGTCTCATTTCCTCCTGTTCCTACCAGCACCTAACCCTCCAGCAACTCTGAACTGCAGGCGTATccaggcctttgcacaggctgttccctctgcctggaacgccCTTCCCCCTTATCTAGCCAGCATTTCCAGGCTCACCCTCCCACGTACAACTCATGTGGCACCATTTTTGTAAAACCTTTCCCAAGGACACTTCTACCCTTCTTGGAGCAAGACTCCCCTGAAAGGACGTCCCCTTCCACAAGTCAATAAATCTGCCTTCCATCCAAAGTCAGGTGGCACAGGGCTCCTGTCACTTGCAACAGAGGAGCTTGATGGACacactgatctcaaactcctagagaTCATTGCGGCCAATCTTCTCATTTTAGAAGCGGAACAGTTGGgacccagagatgcaaggctacTTGCCTGTGGGATTGCAAActtcttattcttctttataaataCTATTGAAAATTGTATTAGGCAATAAACACAGTAGGCGGAGAGTCACATGACAGGCACTTTACATAATGcatcagttagggttaggatcagctgcATGGGATGGAAAACCCCAAATGCTAGAGGCTGGAATGAGACAGAAATGAACCATGAGCGAGGGACCCGGGCTCTTGCCATGTTGTTGCTCTGGCTTTCTCAGCACATGAATTGCCAACTCTTGATCTAAGACGGCTGCTCGAGCTCCAGCCATCCCATCTGCATTCCAGCcaagaggaggcaggaaggggcatCGAAGGGCACACCTCTTCCCTTTAAGGACTCTGCCTGGAAGATGCACATGATGCTGTTGCTTCATCCCATTAGGTAGAATTTGTCCATGTGGCCCCACCCAGGAACAGAAGTTGGGAAGTGTAGTCTTCACTCCAGAGGCCAAGGAAGGGTTACAGGGTGGAGGGGGAGACAGGAAcaccagcctcctcttcctcaaaACTATTAGGCATGTTCCCCACTCAGGGACCTGGGATAGCGTCATCCCCTGCTGTGAATTCAGTGCCTGGCTGGCGCATAGTGGgtgctcaaaaattttttttaagccagtgaATATTGGGTTGGTGGCAGTAATGGGTGGTGCCTGTCACCTGTGAGGTtgtacccattttgcagatgggaaaaccaaggctTGGAGGGGCAGGAGGCATGCCTCAGGACATAAGAAGTACTGGGGCCGGGCTCTGGCCCCAGGTGTGTCCGACTGCAGGGCCCACGTGCCCGCGATCCAGCAGGGTGTCAGGTGTGTGGGAAGACAGAGGGACGGTGCACCCATAGCTGTGCCTTCTGAATCTGGGGTGCAGGCTGGGGACTGGGGGGCAGCTGCAGCTGGCGGTAGGGACACCTGAGCCACTGTGGCCCGAAGAAGCTGTTCCCTGCCCAGGCGGCCGTTGCTAGCGCCTGCAGTTGGATCAGACTGCCCCAGTTAGTGCGCCTTTAAATTTAGCTTCTCTCCCCCCAGCCAGGGGACTCCGGGATTCAGGGGAGGGACGCTGGCTCTTTCGAGGAAAAACACTGCTGCTGTCACTAGCTTTACAACCACAGCCGCTGTCTGCCAGGCCAGTCTCCATGAATGAAAGAAAGGCCTCTTGGGGCCACCTGCGTTGGGTGCCTTTGATGGGGAACTCTCGCCCCGGCTTCCTCGGTGGAGCCGGGCACGTCATCGGCCAGCCTCGCTCACAGGTTTCATCTGCAGAAACTGTGCCACTTCTGGCTTTAAACCTTGCTATGGGTCCTGCTGTGCTCAGCACACAACCTGAGTTCGCCCCCATGATCCGTCACCTGTGTGGTCCGGGTGctgtcccctcttccctctcaggGAACCCAGCACTTCCCCTGGTTCCCTCTGCTTCTGCTTCACTGGCCTCCGCTTGCCTGTTCCTCAAAAGCTGCAGGCGCCggccagccccagggcctttgcacatgctgtgcctGGTACTACATCCTCCCCACATCTCTTCTCGAGGCCGACAACCTCTCAGCCTTTTCCGCGTCTCCAAGAGACGCTTCCTgaccacccctgccctgcctggcttcCCAAGACGGAATTCACGTTCCTGAGCAGGGACAAGGACCAGCCCTGGCTGGGGCAACCATGTATGTCCGGGGGCTGCATATACAAGGCCcttgcagaaaaaataaatacggAGGCCCACAGACGGGCGAAGCCCGAGAGAGGAGAATGGGAGACACGCGGCATCCTGGAAGGCACGTTGTGTCTGTCCGAGGGAAGCCCCTACCCCCTCCGTCGCCTCTCTGGGATCACCTAGATCCTGCCTCCTGTGACCTCAGACTCAGGGCTCAGCAGACGTTCTCTGCAAAGGCTTGACGGTCTTTGTTGTGACTGCTCAGCTGTGCCACTGCGGCGCCAAAGCCACCGCAGATAATACGAAAGCCAATGGGGGTGGCTCTGTCCCGGTAAAACTTTATGTGCAGACGCTGAAGTTtgaatttcatacatttttcacGTGTCATCGTGCAACATGatggtgctttctgttttcacCCCGACTATTTACAAATGTCGGTAAAACCTGTTTTTAGCTGAGGGAGCCGTATAAATACAGGACAGTGGGTTCGACGTGGCCCTCAGACTGTTGTTGGCTGACCTGTGCCCCCTCCTagcctttcttttcttacaaGTACATGCATTTCTCAGTCTGTTCGATTAAATGTGTCTGTATTCACAGCATGTAGTAAGCTCTCaattagtgttttaaaaaaattaaacccaaaatatataaataaagctcCCCAGCTCAACAATGGGCCTTTCCAAGGTAAGCGTGTTGTCTTGTTGAAACGAACAGTAgccgggtttttttttttttttttttttgagacagagtctcacactgttgcccgggctagagtgagtgccgtggcgtcagcctagctcacagcaacctcaaactcctgggcttaagcgatcctcctgcctcagcctccccagtagccgggactacagccatgcgccaccacgcccggctagttttgctatttttagtagagacgaagtcttactcttgctcaggctggtctcgaactcttggcctcgagccatcctcccatctcggcctcccagagtgatgggatcacaggtgtgagctaccgcgcccggccagtagcTGATATTTACAGGGTGTTTCATTGTGGTGGTGAAGACAGAGCAATGTATGTCCCACTCCCTGGGGTGTCCATTGGCTGTTTCTCTGGTATGTATCTCTGTGTTCCCAAATAACGTGTTTCCCACATCTCTCGATGTGTCGGTTGGACATGGCGTAGCAATTTCTGATTCCTGAAGGTCGAGACTTAGCGCTCTTAGGCACTCTGCACCCTCACATTGCTGTGCAGCCGTCACCACCCTCCCTCTCCacaactttctcatcttcccaaactgacaCTTTGTCCCCATGAAAcgctcactccccaccccctccccagcccctggcacccaccactctacttcctgtctctgtggatgtGACGACTCCAGGGACCTCCtgtgagtggaatcacacaggacttgtccttctgtgtctggcgtctctcactgagcacgatgtcctcaggGTCCATCCACgctgtagcctgtgtcagagTCTCGTCCCTTTTCCTGGCTGCGTGATATTCCAGTGTGTGGAGGGACCACGTTGCGTGTGTCCATCCGTCCATCCGTCCATGGACACTTGGGTCACTGCCACTTTTCGGCTGTCGCGAATGGCCCTGCTGCGAACACGGGTGTGCACATATCTGCTCCCGGATCCATTTCCTTTCAGACACCCGGGTGGCATGAGCAGGCGCTAGCGTGTCCACCCCACGGGCTGCCTTCCCCACCTCTGTGAGCGAGCGTGCCCTCTGCCCGGGCGCCCAGCGCAGCCCTGACCTGCTTACCTGCAGCGTCGTCTCGGCCCCGCAGCTGAACTCGGGAGGCGGCCAGGGAGAAGCTGCCTGGATTGATGTGACTTATTTCGGGCCAGGGGACGCGGTGCACTGTCACGGCTACTTCCCGTGTCATCCGTGACCTTGCAGGTGCGGTTGACAGATCCACCCTTCCGTTTCTGACTTCCCTGAACCGCCTGCCGGGTTCGGTTCCAGCCCTGCCCACGGGCCCGCATCACTTCCCACACTCACCGATGTCTCCTAGCAACCAGCATCCGCAGCCGAGGTCCCCGCTGCGGTTCCCTGGGGGCGCGTCCCCATCCCCTGCAACCTGGCTTCTTGGGTCCAGTGTCTTCCTGCCACCTGCCGGCCTGC encodes:
- the MATK gene encoding megakaryocyte-associated tyrosine-protein kinase isoform X1; translation: MAGRGSVVSSLACQGCNSAKELPRVPRVNPHFLRAWHHSPISARMPTRRWAPGTQCITKCEHTRPKPGELAFRKGDVVTILEACENKSWYRAKHHASGQEGLLAAGALREREALSADPKLSLMPWFHGKISGQEAVQQLQPPEDGLFLVRESARHPGDYVLCVSFGRDVIHYRVLHRDGHLTIDEAVCFCNLMDMVEHYSKDKGAICTRLVKPKRKQGTRSAEEELAKAGWLLNLQHLTLGAQIGEGEFGAVLQGEYLGQKVAVKNIKCDVTAQAFLDETAVMTKMQHRNLVRLLGVILHQGLYIVMEHVSKGNLVNFLRTRGRALVNTAQLLQFSLHVAEGMEYLESKKLVHRDLAARNILVSEDLVAKVSDFGLAKAERKGLDSSRLPVKWTAPEALKHGKFTSKSDVWSFGVLLWEVFSYGRAPYPKMSLKEVSEAVEKGYRMEPPEGCPGPVHALMGSCWEAEPARRPPFRKLAEKLARELRSAGTSAPVGGQEADGSTSPRSQEP
- the MATK gene encoding megakaryocyte-associated tyrosine-protein kinase isoform X2, translated to MPTRRWAPGTQCITKCEHTRPKPGELAFRKGDVVTILEACENKSWYRAKHHASGQEGLLAAGALREREALSADPKLSLMPWFHGKISGQEAVQQLQPPEDGLFLVRESARHPGDYVLCVSFGRDVIHYRVLHRDGHLTIDEAVCFCNLMDMVEHYSKDKGAICTRLVKPKRKQGTRSAEEELAKAGWLLNLQHLTLGAQIGEGEFGAVLQGEYLGQKVAVKNIKCDVTAQAFLDETAVMTKMQHRNLVRLLGVILHQGLYIVMEHVSKGNLVNFLRTRGRALVNTAQLLQFSLHVAEGMEYLESKKLVHRDLAARNILVSEDLVAKVSDFGLAKAERKGLDSSRLPVKWTAPEALKHGKFTSKSDVWSFGVLLWEVFSYGRAPYPKMSLKEVSEAVEKGYRMEPPEGCPGPVHALMGSCWEAEPARRPPFRKLAEKLARELRSAGTSAPVGGQEADGSTSPRSQEP